The Betaproteobacteria bacterium genome window below encodes:
- a CDS encoding enoyl-CoA hydratase, whose protein sequence is MAADTLILFDVDEHGIATITLNRPEKYNAFTKDMIQRWGALLDRCESDPAIKLVVLTGAGKAFCSGGDIGAQKDRANNDSLERKDFLWRHVHKIAFVMERMDKPTIAAINGAARGAGLDMALMCDLRIMADSATLAESYINVGLIAGDGGTYYLPRLIGTPRALELFWTGRAIDAAEADRIGLVNKVVPSEQLMPATYELARAIAAQPFEAIRAYKRAVYQGMTMNLAAHLDMVSSHTSILRDTPDHRAKVAAFLERKRTR, encoded by the coding sequence ATGGCAGCAGACACACTGATTTTGTTCGACGTCGACGAGCACGGTATCGCCACCATCACGCTCAACCGCCCCGAAAAGTACAACGCCTTCACCAAGGACATGATTCAGCGCTGGGGAGCCTTGCTGGATCGCTGCGAAAGCGATCCGGCAATCAAGCTCGTCGTGCTCACCGGCGCAGGCAAGGCGTTTTGTTCCGGCGGCGACATCGGCGCGCAAAAGGACCGGGCTAACAACGACAGCCTGGAACGCAAGGATTTCCTGTGGCGGCACGTGCACAAAATCGCATTTGTTATGGAGCGGATGGACAAGCCCACGATCGCGGCGATCAACGGCGCGGCCCGCGGTGCCGGGCTCGACATGGCGCTCATGTGTGATCTACGGATCATGGCCGATTCGGCGACTCTTGCGGAGAGTTATATCAACGTCGGACTGATCGCCGGAGACGGCGGCACGTACTACCTGCCGCGGCTTATCGGAACGCCGCGGGCGCTGGAGCTCTTCTGGACCGGGCGCGCAATCGATGCGGCGGAGGCCGACCGGATCGGGCTCGTCAACAAGGTCGTGCCGTCGGAGCAATTGATGCCGGCAACCTACGAGCTGGCGCGCGCAATTGCAGCCCAGCCGTTCGAAGCGATCCGAGCCTACAAGCGTGCCGTTTACCAGGGCATGACAATGAATCTTGCCGCGCACCTGGACATGGTGTCATCGCATACATCGATCCTGCGCGACACGCCGGACCATCGCGCCAAGGTCGCGGCATTTCTCGAGCGCAAGCGCACCCGCTGA
- a CDS encoding tripartite tricarboxylate transporter substrate binding protein: MRRIRNHLLHAALVVLACQGMLPSNAAAQDYPSKPVRILVGQAAGGGADTTIRIVAPRLSALLGQPVVVENRTGAGGSIAIERAAAAPADGYTALLMNAGGTIHSALRRDLPYDLERDLAAVSLIADSNFVLLVHPSVPVKSTKDLLALARSRPDIFTYASAGIGSSSHLATSLLELVAGLKLVHVPYKGGSAAAAANASGEVDMGFSSVTAALPLLNAGKVRPLAVSSKQRSAALPAIPTLDESGVPGYDRSSWFGILVPARVPAMVVNRLNTAIVQVVAEPDIRALLTKQALEPRTTTAQQFGSIIRNELAQNAKLVAATGAKPQ, translated from the coding sequence ATGCGAAGAATTCGAAATCATCTGCTCCATGCAGCCCTTGTCGTCTTGGCATGCCAGGGCATGTTGCCGTCAAACGCCGCGGCACAAGATTATCCGTCCAAGCCCGTCCGAATTCTGGTCGGACAAGCAGCCGGCGGCGGCGCGGATACGACAATCCGCATCGTCGCGCCGCGGCTGTCCGCTCTCTTGGGTCAACCAGTGGTGGTCGAGAATCGAACAGGAGCAGGCGGATCGATCGCGATCGAGCGCGCTGCAGCGGCGCCTGCGGACGGTTATACGGCGCTGCTGATGAACGCGGGCGGCACTATCCATTCAGCGCTGAGGCGGGATCTCCCGTACGACCTCGAGCGAGATCTCGCTGCCGTATCCCTTATCGCGGACAGCAACTTCGTTCTTCTCGTCCATCCGTCTGTCCCGGTGAAGAGTACCAAAGATCTCCTCGCCCTCGCACGCTCGCGCCCCGACATCTTCACCTATGCCTCCGCCGGCATCGGAAGTTCCTCGCACCTCGCCACGTCGCTGCTCGAACTCGTGGCAGGGCTGAAGCTCGTGCATGTCCCCTACAAAGGTGGATCGGCCGCCGCTGCGGCCAACGCCTCCGGTGAGGTCGATATGGGGTTCTCGAGCGTCACAGCGGCGTTGCCCTTGCTCAATGCCGGCAAAGTTCGGCCGCTAGCGGTCAGCAGCAAGCAGCGCTCGGCAGCGCTGCCCGCGATTCCGACGCTCGATGAGTCCGGGGTACCGGGATACGACCGCTCGTCCTGGTTCGGCATTCTGGTGCCCGCAAGAGTCCCCGCAATGGTCGTAAACCGCCTCAATACAGCCATCGTTCAGGTTGTCGCGGAACCGGACATCCGAGCCTTGCTGACCAAGCAGGCGCTCGAGCCGCGGACCACGACGGCCCAGCAGTTCGGTTCGATCATTCGTAACGAACTTGCACAAAACGCGAAGCTCGTCGCTGCTACCGGCGCCAAGCCCCAATGA
- a CDS encoding 2-dehydropantoate 2-reductase, whose amino-acid sequence MGKHLVFIGAGAVGGYVGGHLARAGEDVTLVDPWPEHVEAMRSHGLHLGGSQGEHVVQVNAIHVSDVQGFMRKPVDIAIICTKSYDTEWAAMMIRPYLAPRGYVVSMQNGINEERIARAVGWGRTVGTTVSTISVNAYEPGRIKRYQEPGSATQHNVFRVGEVHGLVTERVTELARIFNAVDRAAVTENLWGERWTKLSANTITHGLLGATGLDNTHVYVGRGKIHRLGVKLGGEAVAVGRALGFRIGTILGISPDDWHDAGIARNAAALKRVQDGLTAWMATLLEPSHSSVGRDVMRGRRSEIDFTNGLVADKAVEVGVPAPTHAAVTELVRRIDRGELRPDPSNVDDIAA is encoded by the coding sequence ATGGGAAAGCATCTTGTCTTCATCGGCGCGGGCGCAGTGGGCGGCTACGTCGGCGGGCATCTCGCGCGCGCCGGCGAAGATGTGACCTTGGTCGATCCATGGCCGGAGCACGTCGAAGCCATGCGCAGCCATGGGCTGCATTTGGGCGGCTCGCAGGGTGAGCACGTTGTGCAGGTGAACGCCATCCACGTTTCCGATGTTCAAGGCTTCATGCGCAAGCCCGTCGACATCGCCATCATCTGCACCAAGTCGTACGACACGGAATGGGCTGCGATGATGATCCGCCCGTACCTGGCGCCGCGCGGCTACGTGGTCTCGATGCAGAACGGAATCAACGAAGAGCGCATTGCCCGGGCAGTGGGATGGGGTCGAACGGTCGGCACGACGGTGAGCACCATCAGCGTAAATGCCTACGAACCAGGTCGCATCAAACGCTACCAGGAGCCGGGCAGCGCGACGCAGCACAACGTGTTCCGGGTCGGTGAGGTTCATGGTCTCGTGACCGAGCGGGTCACCGAGCTCGCTCGCATCTTCAACGCGGTCGATCGTGCCGCGGTGACCGAGAATCTGTGGGGCGAGCGTTGGACCAAGCTCTCGGCGAATACCATAACACACGGTCTGCTCGGAGCGACCGGCCTGGACAATACGCACGTCTATGTCGGCCGGGGCAAAATCCATCGCCTTGGGGTGAAACTCGGCGGGGAAGCGGTAGCGGTCGGGCGCGCGCTCGGCTTCCGCATCGGAACCATACTCGGCATTTCGCCCGACGACTGGCACGACGCCGGAATCGCTCGGAATGCCGCGGCGCTGAAGCGCGTGCAGGACGGACTGACGGCATGGATGGCTACGCTGCTTGAGCCGTCTCACTCCTCGGTCGGCCGGGATGTAATGCGCGGACGCCGCTCCGAGATCGATTTCACCAACGGCCTGGTCGCCGACAAGGCTGTCGAGGTCGGCGTGCCCGCGCCAACGCACGCCGCTGTCACCGAGCTCGTACGGCGCATCGACCGCGGCGAGTTGCGCCCCGACCCGTCGAACGTGGATGACATCGCGGCGTAA